In Mytilus trossulus isolate FHL-02 chromosome 10, PNRI_Mtr1.1.1.hap1, whole genome shotgun sequence, the DNA window tctATCTGTATCGTATGCTCTTAGAATGTTCGCTACTCTGTTACAAAAGAACCAGCTTTTTAAAAGGCTATCATACAGTGATAATATACCAGAGACAGAAAAATGAAAGGTTCACGTCCTTGTATTTGAGAAAGAAGCCATTTAAAATTTGGCAGAAAATGATTTTTGGAAAAAACGAACTTTAAATAGCAACTGCTTGAAACCTATAAATTTATCATGCATTTGAATGACATCTCTTCAAAGACTTATATCTCTTTTTGTGGTAAATGTATCAGTATAATTTTGTATCTGTGAGAAATTGTGCTTTCAGCTCACATGTTAACGGAAGGAAGTAAAGATCTAATTTTTGCTAAATATACACCAACATGGAAACTGCACAGAAAAATTGCTGTAAAGGCATTAAGGTAGGAATTTGATTAATTGATTcttgtaaatagtttttttttattaaatgcaaTCAAAATCATATGGTACTGACTTGATAACTAATATTCCCAGGTTTTTCACTACTTTTGAGATACGCTTAATATAGTGCACTAATCATAACATTCTCAACATCTTATCCATGAACATTTCCAGAAAATTTAACATTGGAATATTTGGTCAGATATTCAAGTAACAAAATAATGTTGTATTGTCAAGTAGCAAAATAATGTTGTATTGTCAAGTAGTAAAATAATGTTGTATTGTCAAGTATATTACATTACTTGTTCAAGGTGCAGTAATCTAATATCCGTTCTAAAATATCAATGTTTCATTGTTAAAGTAATCTTCTCGATTTTAGTTATCTTCATTTGTCCATTCACATATTTCTTTACACTGCAATGTTTAACATTACTTTCTTCTGCAAAATTAAAGCAATCTTCAGCCTTCAGTGTTCAGGCACTAAGAATATCATTCCAATCTGGTAGTACTGTTACTGGTAATTCCATTTGATCTTCATATCTGCATTTAGAAAGTTAAGGTAGATGGGGAAAGGgggtttttcttaatttaaatcaataaggttattttgataatttgtcaaaatgaagtttatgtcatgcttttttttttaaacaattatcaaaaagtatGGGTGACTGTGCTTTTTCACGCTACAGGTTGAGCAAAATTGCCAGATTTTGTAAAGATTATGCATAGAAAACCCaaaaaataatatctgaatttctaaaacatcagaCGCATATTGCTATTGGGTTGCTATATGAATATATCCTTTCTATCAACCAATTAATGATTATGGCTTTAAAAGTTATATACTAGAAGTATCGATTTTTGTCGTTCTCTCTCATTTAGATTGGTTTCCGTTATACACCTGATCTCTTCGATGTTTATCAAGATAATGGTAGCGTTTAAGACAGACAACACATTACAATCACCGATTCCGGTTATTGCATAAAGTAGAcaacaataataataagaaaaacacTTATTATTTTGTAGGCAGTATATGGCAGGGAACCGTTTAGAGGAAATTTTACATGCTTCAATGAACATATGTTTACCTTTAATGGCAAAAGAAAATGGAGCATTTAACCCAGAAAATTACATAGATTTAATGGTGTTCAATATTCTTAATGGTGTGTGTTTCGGCAAAAGGTAACCAGTAAATTTATATACAGTACTAAGAACatgtttattttgtcattttaaaatgtcaacGTGCGCAGTTCAATAAAAAAGCTCCAGACTGCAAAACATTGGAATTCAATAGATTACCTTTTTTGCAGAGGTTTAtagttttcataaaaattgagaattgatATATACTGATCAACTCGTGATACTCAATTTCAATTTAATGATAAACAAGCCTTTGGcaagtttatttgttttgataagtcatcatagataccgGGCGTACAATTTTGTACGCAAGACTCATCCGACTCAGTGactcagtgacgctcgaattaaaaaggttcaaaatataaagtacgaatttgaaGACCATTAAGAACTCAAAGTTTAATTAGTTTAGATTAAGcattgattttgtaaattagGAAAGATTGAAAAGCATACGATTCGTGCACATTATATCCCTTGAAATGAAAATGGAGATGCTGAAAGtggcaaagagacaacaaccagaccaaagagCGGAAAACAACCGAAGTCGACAAATGGGTCTTCtatacagcgagaaaatccgAGGCATGCTTTAGATGGCCCCTATATAAAAATGtgcactagttcagtgataatgaatagTAATACTTTGTTGGTATGTTGGTAGctaattattgtttaaaatagaaatgaagttttaaaagcaatatttatCCGAATTTATATACTTGTAAACGTTGTTTACCTCATCAACGTTTTTCAGTGTTGAATTAAATGATTCagagtttatttttgttggtatgCAGGAAGCGGATTTATTTTTCCTCTTAAGTATAAATTGAAAGTCTAAAACAACATCTATCCCAATTTCATCTAGCTAAGgctgtaatttttatttatctattgacttttttcagttttgaaGTAGATGATCCAGAGtttataaaattgatgaaaattatcAAGGAAATGACTGAAATGACAGGACATGGTTTTGTTGAAGATATGTTCCCcatcatgtttaaaatatgGACAACTTATAAGTACAGAACAATCAACAACATGAATAATGAGCTCATCTCTATCATCAAAAGAAAATTCGAAGAACACGAAGAAACATTTGATTTAGGTATGTCAAcaggtttgatgtgtttatacaacaattattacaatacgtgtatgtttcattatattacgttattttgattggctacaAACAATCTTGCATCATTCTGAAATTGaccttcatttcaaaatgaaatgttaaattcATGATGACATGAGgttccacaataaagtgcacagggtaaataaaaaaaacttgatagaAATCGCGTTTTATAATCCTAGCAAAATAACGTTATTATAAGTATTGCACGCTTtctcgttaattttttttatcctctTCTATGATATTTATTAGTAATAACATAAACTTAGCAATGTTACTCTACTAGGTGTGTATTTTGACCTCTCTCCAGGAATGCTCCTtaccaaaacatttgaaaatctaaaattgagTGATTATAATCCTGTGAAAGTATCTATGCTTctgtaaataaatttgttttagcTTGCTTTTGTCAACCGTTTGCTTCATTTTATACAGACcaaaattttgtttcaatacTTGCAACTGTGATTTTGATGATATATAACTTAGCTATAAAGGGagaaaaaataccaattaaGAGGGCAATAAAGTATTGCTATATTATAATTTCacattattaaaaagtaaaagttttttatttacctgtgcactttatcgTAGAAACTTGTGTTATCACAAAAATATCTAACgaaaaggaaaattcaaaatgaacaGTCcttaattaaatggcaaaaacGAAAAGCTTAACTCCACCAAATAAATGGATACCAACTGtcttattcctgacttagtgCAACCAAAtttgtatgtagaaaatggttgataaaAACCTGGTTTTgaagctagcttaacctctcacttgtattatataaacatattagcatttgtttattttttgattgTCTGAGTGATGTTCAGTGGCtataatttcatttatgttGAGAGTAATAGCAAATTGAAATAACAGTATATGATTAGTGTTTGTTCCGCGAGATGCGACGACTGGATTAAAGGGCTGGAGATTTGAACTGAGCGACATCTGTTGACAGCTTGTCCTCAAATTTTCTCCACTTGATTCTTTTGTCTCATATCCGGGGTTTTAAAGGACAAACCAGatgatttttgttattgtaaatgTTGCAACATGCAATCTATGGACCCACCAAAGGGTTGAAGGATGAGTTACGATATTTTACTTCAAGAGAGACAGGCACTCAACTAACATGAGACATAACGTTAATTTTCTAATTCTGACTGGACACAGCTGCTAATCTATATGCGTGCTCAGCCATCAAGACTCCCAACTTTTAAACTGGTCCCTTTCACATAACCGTATTAatgtgttttacttttattgtttatcaggttaagatctacctgccctgaaattttcagatgaattggacaactggttgttgggttgctgcccctgaattggtaattttaaggaaattttgctgcttttggttattatcttgaatattattatagatagagataaactgtgaactgcggaaatgatcagcaaagtaagatttacaaataagtcaacaggaccaaaatggtcagttgacccctttaggagttattgccctttatagtcaattcttaaccatttttcgtaaatctatgttatcttttacaaaaatcttctcctctgaaacaactaggccaaataaaatcaaacttggccacaatcatcattggagtatctagtataaaaattgtgtccggtgacccgaccaatcaaccaagatggccgccatggctaaatttttttttgcttttaactcaaaaaccaaagcatctagagcaaatctgataggggttgacattgtttatcaggtcaagatctatctgctctaaatgatgaattggacaactgtttagtaggttgctgcccctgaattggtaattttaaggaaattttgccttttttgctattatcttgaatattattatagatagagataaactctaaacagcaataatttacagcaaagtaagacctaaaaataagtcaacatgaccaaaatggtcaatttaccccctaaggagttattgccctttatggtaaatttttttacaattttcataaaatttgtaaatttttacttacatttCCCCTGGGCCAATTCTTATAGATAGGGATAATTgtacgcagcaagaatgttcaataaagtaagatctacaaacacatcaccatcaccaaaacacaattttgtcatgaatcgatctgtgtcctttgttgaacattcacatagaccaaggtgagcgacacaggctttTTAGAGCCTCTAATTGCTTTTGCTGTTTTCTTGTTGAACTTATCCTCAtatcgtttttttatttataatactgATTGCACTTTTAATATAGTTCTAGAAAATAGCTAGAACATATTGAGTTGAGAATGTTGTTAATGGataaaaacatgtaattttCCTTTCAATAGATTGGTAAACACTAACTGTctcatttgttgtttttgaataacttttttttttaaacttaacttaaaaagaAATGATCTCATTACTGATTTCAGACAATATCAGAGATTTTACTGATTCCTTGATATTGGCAAGAAAAGAGGCAGAACAAGAAGAGAACGAGGAAATATTATCCCAGCTATCTGACACACATCTTAGACAAACTTTAAACGATATTTTTACTGGTGAgttgaaatgaataaaagttttgttataatcttagagaaatagaaatttttcttttataaatatggTGTTACTATTAgaagttaaacatgttataggAGGCATATGAATGTTGAAGAAATGCTACACAgttctatattttgactttcaaCAAAAAGAAGGGAATGTGAACTTTACATtccaagatatatatatatttttacgaAACTTCAAAGTACAAATGGCACAGTTTCAGCAATTAAAGGTGATTTAATGTgaaattgcattgtctataTTAACACAAGTGCAACCTACACTTACTATAAGCTCGCAAAATGCTCAATTAATTTACCGTGTTTGTctacataattttgttttaatcatttgtaaataatctattgaaaatgtacattttaatagCTGGAATCGAAACATCGACAGTAACATTAGGTTTTGCGGTACGTTACATGGCTGGGTTACCAGATATCCAGAGTAAAGTTCAGGAAGAAATAGACAGAGTCGTTGGTGAGTACTTTTAAGTTTGCTTGTGTCGTTTTCTTGccatgtttataaataaactgttattaccaatgatattttaactgatcgggcggagcttacgttttaatttgcatacgGACAATCTATCTGAAAATATGTGTGATAGGATGATAaccgttataattattattgatttctaatcacctatcagtgtcatcaaaggaatttacaaaagaatgactGGACACCTCATTTATGAGTTTATCATAAAACACCTTTCTATAGATGGGCTTGTTTATTATAagagaggaacgaaagatattgaagggacagtcaaactcatcaatcgaaaataaaccgacaacgcctggctaaaaataaaagaagacacacagacaaacaatagaacacatgacacaacatagaaaactaaagtatAAGTGAACCGGTTAAACTCCGGCcagtcaaataaaataaatcgaGTAATAACAAAACTTGACCATCAACAAgcttcaacttcgtactctaTTTGGACTTTCCTCTTTTTTGATTTGGGCATcgcttttgatatttttgtaaacaaaaaatgtgtctggCGAACAAAACTATAAACCTAGTAGCCAGGGATGGggtaattgaaaatgtaatggtaattaagtgtaatgcattacaattCTCCATGTAATTGATTGTAATGTGTAattgagcattttttttaattacatgtcatggtaatttaattaattacaatgaaaaaagcatgtaatgctcaattacttttgaattacatttcaattacaTATACTTTTATGGTGTTGATGATAAGAAATTGTGGTAAtagttgttgttgttataaatattttttatttgacataccaaaatgtttgcttaatagtcttaaaacttttaaaaatatgtgaatCATATATtggtgttgtttgttttttaagaaAGATCTTTATCTAAATAGattgataacatttatatacataccatcaatacatgtatgtatggttACACAAATGTGTAAATCAGttcatttagaattttaaatcaATGCACACAATCATAAATAaacgtttgatgtttttgagcttttaattttgccattggattaaaacttttttgaattttccattttCTCAAATTAGTATACACAAAaggattataaaaaataaaaattatcagcTATAAAAACGAACAGCAATTAATCagattaaaatatgtaatattaaTAAGAGCCTAGGGACATGCCACTAttgcatgtattttatctaattaGTAAAATATTGCTAATATTTAGACATTACACATTGTTTGAACTAgacattattttcaatctagTGACAAGCATATTTatgaataattgtaaaataaacaaacatggacattttttttctttatttatattttctttctttatattaTGTTTAGTTAAATGGTTTCATTTCTGAGTTGTCAAAATACCACTTAATGTATTTGCAAGTTAATAGGAACACATTCCCTCTTCTATCAATACATCTTATGATCTAGCAATACCTGCCATATTAGCTCCTGTTGAAACAAAGAGTTCAGACCAGAGAGATGCAGACTAAATCACTAAaccttataaaatattattgatgATCAAATGCAATGCTAAAACTATGTTGTATGCTTTGATGAATATTTTACACTACACATGctaaatatacatgaaatatattattttaaaaaaattatgaagaaaTGTACTGtgcaatttaattaattactttagtaaagtaattgtaatttaattaattacatttcaaaaactgtgtaatgtgtaattaatgtaattgaccattttgcaatgtaatgtgtaatttaatttattacattCCAATGTAATTGACCCTAAGTCTGCTAGTAGCTTTGATGAGAATTTTGAAagctttaatttgttttataataatttaattttgcatGTAACACGTCATTTGATTGGCGGATTGTTCTTGTCTATCAgctaatatatataattttgtcatattaccgtgacgtcatcaacgtttttttttttatgatttactaCTTTAAAAGGAATAGAGAATGATATAAGGAGtgacagtaaaataaaattctggCTATTTGAAATAACCTTAAAAATGTTGTGCAACGTAGAGTGGTATTtaaaagtgtgcaccacatttttgattttatatctccatagacagaacaaatattacagtcattccttgcatgaacaaaatttgtatttaaagaGTTCGATATATCTGACTATTTTTACTTCTGTCACATAATAACATTTTCATTCATACTTTATACGcatgtttttgtataaataaaacttCTTTTGGTAGTAAAATCATATATCAAATTTTCCAACAGGTCACTTTGAAAGTATGATAAAATATTCTGACATTTTGACGTGCCTCATCCCATCATCTTGTTAATGAATGCTTCCttttcataaaaagtaaaatatcaaaaaacctaactccaaggaaaatttaaacggaaaatccataatcgaaaagaaaacaaatgtgaCATTCCTAAATTGTacataagttttgatttgtaGAAAATGGGGATTAAACCTCTGACTTGTATGTCAGTCGCACACAAtgccattatattgacaaaatttaatatcttgttCAGTGAAACGAAATCATATACCAAACACATAAAAGGCATGAAATTAACCTTTTACATTACGAATACAGTCCAAGAAATTGTATTGacttacataataaaaaaagacaacagtagtataccactttTCGTAAGTCATGCATCgatcgagagaaaaaaatccggattacaaacttaaaccgagtaAAACACATTAActacaagaggaaaacaacgaaacaacagaaacactaaagtacaaaaaaaaaaccaaacgacAATGTTACACATATAGAAAAGAACTATAAGATATCAACTGCCaatgatttctttttacatGAAACACTATTAATATATTGACTTATGGaaagactttttttaaattccataTCTGATTTAGCTCCCTGAAAAATAGAGTTATTGACACAAAAAGTTTGTAGTTTGCTTTGTATACCCAAATAAAAAGCTCTCAAATATTTAATAGGAAAAGACAGACTACCAACTGTTAAAGACAGAGAAAAACTCAGCTATACAGAAGCTACATTACATGAAGCCATGCGACTTGGTACACCTGCTCCATTAGGAATTCCTCATAGTACACTTTGTGACACGCGAGTTGGTGAGTATTTGAATTAATCAGACTTTTACAATGTTGTCGGCAGTCTTTTACCAATTTGAACAttcctctttttttaaattaggatTGAATCAGACTTTTGCAATGGTTGAGGTAGTCTTTTACCAATTTGAGTGGCATTACTTTTACATTTGCATAAATTTTAACTATATTTGCCCGTACAAAAAGATTACGTTTACGCGCATTTATTTTACTGGTAAATTTGGCAGTGATAGGGACAATTGCAGGCAAGAGAAAGTGTTTCTCGgaaattttattgtgttgtCTTTTACAGATGGTTACGATGTTCTGACAACATAAGAGTGAGACGTTTCATAGAAATGTATCCAAAGTAAAATTTTACCTCTTTGAACTGCTCCGCATATTACTataattcaatgttttttttcaggcGGGTATGATGTTCCAAAGGATACAATGGTTATGATTAATCACTGGGCACTTCACAATGATCCTAACCAATGGAACGACGTGAATAAATTTGATCCGACACGCTTCCTGGACGAAAATGGAAAACTTGGTAAGAAACCAGACAGCTGGTTACCATTTTCAGCAGGCAGACGTGGATGTTTAGGGGAATCTGTTGCTAAACCAGAACTTCATTTGATTTTTGCAACAATTATGCAGAAGTTCAAGATTTCCTTACCTGAGGGAACCAA includes these proteins:
- the LOC134686756 gene encoding steroid 17-alpha-hydroxylase/17,20 lyase-like isoform X2 is translated as MLNSVISTLNIQAVLLALVVVFIVYKLRQRWKYNLPPGPICWPLIGSYEVIQAKFLHEIFVKYAKKYGPVFTVSAGPYHMVVLNDINSVTEALVKTKADFADRPFIHSAHMLTEGSKDLIFAKYTPTWKLHRKIAVKALRQYMAGNRLEEILHASMNICLPLMAKENGAFNPENYIDLMVFNILNGVCFGKSFEVDDPEFIKLMKIIKEMTEMTGHGFVEDMFPIMFKIWTTYKYRTINNMNNELISIIKRKFEEHEETFDLDNIRDFTDSLILARKEAEQEENEEILSQLSDTHLRQTLNDIFTAGIETSTVTLGFAVRYMAGLPDIQSKVQEEIDRVVGKDRLPTVKDREKLSYTEATLHEAMRLGTPAPLGIPHSTLCDTRVGGYDVPKDTMVMINHWALHNDPNQWNDVNKFDPTRFLDENGKLGKKPDSWLPFSAGRRGCLGESVAKPELHLIFATIMQKFKISLPEGTNPKIELAGSGAVALPAPYKVILKERNIL
- the LOC134686756 gene encoding steroid 17-alpha-hydroxylase/17,20 lyase-like isoform X1, producing the protein MVVLNDINSVTEALVKTKADFADRPFIHSAHMLTEGSKDLIFAKYTPTWKLHRKIAVKALRQYMAGNRLEEILHASMNICLPLMAKENGAFNPENYIDLMVFNILNGVCFGKSFEVDDPEFIKLMKIIKEMTEMTGHGFVEDMFPIMFKIWTTYKYRTINNMNNELISIIKRKFEEHEETFDLDNIRDFTDSLILARKEAEQEENEEILSQLSDTHLRQTLNDIFTAGIETSTVTLGFAVRYMAGLPDIQSKVQEEIDRVVGKDRLPTVKDREKLSYTEATLHEAMRLGTPAPLGIPHSTLCDTRVGGYDVPKDTMVMINHWALHNDPNQWNDVNKFDPTRFLDENGKLGKKPDSWLPFSAGRRGCLGESVAKPELHLIFATIMQKFKISLPEGTNPKIELAGSGAVALPAPYKVILKERNIL